A genome region from Pygocentrus nattereri isolate fPygNat1 chromosome 6, fPygNat1.pri, whole genome shotgun sequence includes the following:
- the LOC108430484 gene encoding interferon-induced protein 44-like, producing the protein MGSSPTKPEFVSVLADKQVKEGVEVNLRCEANTEGVTAKWEKNGYRLECVEGKHVKRESGTTFSLIIKNAAKEDEGKYTLSLWNDSGSVSCSAMVIVELREWRTVQWKQDSMITSLKNFKINNDNIRQLRFLLHGPVGAGKSSTINTIKTIFDGHQFINCLAASDLSGESFTTKYQKYTAGAVPFAFYDLMGIEKDQLKGVQTDDIISALKGHIPDDYEFKPQAAMCEDNRYYISDPTLNDQIHCLVSVIAADKVAIMDNKVIQKMKTIRAEASKLGIPQLVFMTRVDNVCMLTKENLAKIYQSKKIKEKMEECSTRLGVPMNCIFPLKNYHEETKQNEKLNCLALEAFTQAVYSANDYVKKFSRKDKCVE; encoded by the exons ATGGGATCATCTCCAACAAAACCTG AATTTGTCTCCGTTTTGGCTGACAAACAAGTGAAAGAAGGAGTTGAGGTTAATCTTCGCTGTGAGGCAAACACAGAAGGAGTAACGGCAAAATGGGAGAAGAACGGCTACCGTTTAGAATGTGTGGAAGGGAAACACGTAAAGAGAGAAAGCGGAACAACGTTTTCCTTGATAATCAAGAACGCTGCAAAGGAAGATGAAGGGAAATACACATTAAGCCTGTGGAATGACTCTGGTAGTGTCTCATGCTCGGCCATGGTCATTGTGG AACTCAGGGAATGGAGGACTGTCCAATGGAA ACAAGATTCAATGATCACATCTTTGAAGAATTTCAAAATTAACAATGATAACATCAGACAGCTTCGATTCCTTCTGCACGGACCAGTTGGAGCAGGAAAATCCAGcaccatcaacaccatcaaAACCATTTTTGATGGACATCAGTTCATCAACTGCCTGGCTGCTTCTGATTTAAGTGGAGAGAGTTTTACAACTAAG TACCAGAAGTACACTGCTGGAGCTGTACCTTTTGCCTTCTATGATTTGATGGGTATTGAAAAAGACCAACTGAAAGGGGTGCAAACTGATGATATCATCAGTGCCTTAAAGGGACACATCCCAGATGACTATGAA TTCAAACCTCAAGCAGCAATGTGTGAAGACAACAGATATTACATCAGTGACCCCACTCTGAATGATCAGATTCACTGCCTAGTGAGTGTTATTGCAGCAGACAAAGTTGCTATAATGGACAATAAAGTCATCCAGAAAATGAAGACCATCAGAGCAGAAGCCAGTAAATTAG GAATCCCTCAGCTGGTTTTCATGACAAGAGTGGACAATGTATGTATGCTGACAAAGGAGAATTTGGCCAAGATCTACCAAAGCAAGAAGATCAAGGAAAAG ATGGAAGAGTGCAGCACTAGACTGGGAGTCCCTATGAACTGCATCTTCCCTCTAAAGAACTATCATGAAGAGACCAAGCAAAATGAGAAGCTCAACTGCCTGGCACTGGAGGCCTTCACACAGGCTGTGTACTCAGCTAATGACTATGTGAAAAAGTTTTCCCGCAAAGACAAATGCGTAGAATGA